From the genome of Fusobacterium varium, one region includes:
- the potB_1 gene encoding Spermidine/putrescine transport system permease protein PotB: MKNKEKTKIYINIFYALVWFIPLYFFMRDFFKIEDISILFETKTFDIILFSIKQGLYSTAAALVIAIIPAYFAAYEKGIVSRLLHGLLFIPFFFPIISTVTIFSIIFNMEFFKGLGILYSLKAIIIANVFYNSPIFIKYISEGLKRVPKELIEALKMEGAGNIRIFFSGQLPLIMPQIFRGFILVFTYCFTGFGIILSLGGIKFSTLEVEIASTLMGELNFSKAMIFGIVQFFILIILNLSGVFVKEYELEGEMEYKKQNIFFRGYSIIYLLLQYLIVASSFLFSFYNYYTGEFSIKAYLKIFSKSFNEDYEVVKGIINSIGISAVVSFISIIVIYFIIKNYSRITDVIIFSNLGISGAFLAVSLFYLNVLFNVPLLLLLGIGYVLVSIPIGYSFMYQYVKKFPINILESSLLDCNNGFERFIYIEFPILKNIFLSAFLQIFAIVFGEFTIGYTMQLGDIVPVASLVNYSLVSNKKYLESAAFSSVILLIVFSLFILGEYLKDKEK, encoded by the coding sequence ATGAAAAATAAAGAAAAAACAAAAATTTATATAAATATATTTTATGCACTGGTATGGTTTATACCTCTCTATTTTTTTATGAGGGATTTTTTTAAGATAGAAGATATAAGTATCCTTTTTGAAACAAAAACTTTTGATATAATTTTATTTTCGATAAAACAGGGACTATATTCAACAGCAGCAGCTCTTGTTATAGCAATTATACCAGCATATTTTGCAGCTTATGAAAAAGGGATAGTGAGCAGACTTCTTCATGGTCTTCTTTTTATCCCATTCTTTTTTCCAATAATATCTACTGTAACAATATTTTCAATTATTTTTAATATGGAATTTTTTAAGGGTCTTGGAATATTATATTCTCTTAAAGCTATCATAATAGCCAATGTATTTTATAATTCGCCTATATTTATAAAGTACATCAGCGAAGGGTTGAAAAGAGTACCTAAGGAGCTCATAGAGGCATTGAAAATGGAAGGAGCAGGAAATATAAGAATATTTTTTTCAGGACAGCTTCCACTAATAATGCCACAGATATTTAGAGGATTTATTTTAGTTTTTACATATTGTTTTACAGGGTTTGGAATAATCTTATCCCTTGGGGGAATAAAGTTTTCTACTTTAGAAGTTGAAATAGCTTCTACACTTATGGGAGAACTTAATTTTTCTAAAGCTATGATTTTTGGAATTGTTCAATTTTTTATATTAATAATATTAAATTTATCTGGAGTATTTGTTAAGGAATATGAACTAGAAGGAGAAATGGAATATAAAAAGCAGAATATTTTTTTCAGAGGATATTCAATAATTTATCTGCTGCTGCAATATCTGATAGTTGCTTCAAGTTTCCTTTTTTCCTTCTACAATTATTATACTGGAGAATTTTCAATCAAAGCTTATTTAAAGATATTTTCTAAAAGTTTTAATGAAGATTATGAAGTGGTAAAAGGGATAATAAATTCCATTGGAATATCTGCTGTAGTGAGTTTTATTTCAATAATAGTAATTTATTTTATAATTAAAAATTACAGCAGGATAACAGATGTAATAATTTTTTCAAATCTAGGAATATCAGGAGCTTTTCTGGCAGTGTCACTTTTTTATTTAAATGTGCTTTTTAATGTTCCTTTACTATTGTTACTGGGAATAGGATATGTTTTAGTAAGTATTCCAATTGGTTATTCCTTTATGTATCAGTATGTAAAGAAATTTCCAATAAATATTTTAGAAAGCTCATTATTAGATTGTAATAATGGATTTGAAAGATTTATATATATTGAATTTCCAATTTTAAAAAATATTTTTTTGTCAGCATTTCTGCAAATATTTGCAATTGTTTTCGGAGAATTTACAATAGGATATACTATGCAGCTGGGAGATATAGTTCCTGTAGCTTCGCTGGTAAATTACTCTCTGGTATCTAATAAAAAATATTTAGAAAGTGCAGCTTTTAGTTCAGTGATACTTTTGATAGTATTTTCGTTGTTTATTTTAGGAGAGTATTTAAAAGATAAAGAAAAATAA
- a CDS encoding cobalamin biosynthesis protein: protein MNFIMKYGIAYVMDLIFGDPHWFPHPVRIIGKLISFLEKILYKAFNKKISGAFLTVIVVGVTFVVSYYISSISYILEIFFLYTTLATKSLADEGFRVCKILTEGDLEKAKKELSYLVSRDTGNMDIGQITRSVLETISENSVDGVIAPMFFAFLGSFLHIDGVSLALPFAMGYKAINTLDSMVGYKNDKYIDFGMVSAKTDDVANFIPARIAGGFVIPLAAMILRYDYKNTWKIFSRDRLNHSSPNSGNSEAAFAGALGVQFGGKTSYFGKIHEKPTIGDRKKSFDLKDIMKAIKLLYVSSWIGIVLFTLITYLIDLLLKKM from the coding sequence ATGAACTTTATAATGAAGTATGGAATTGCATATGTAATGGATTTAATATTTGGAGATCCACACTGGTTTCCACACCCTGTAAGGATAATAGGAAAACTTATCAGCTTTTTAGAAAAAATATTATACAAGGCTTTCAATAAAAAAATATCAGGAGCTTTTCTTACTGTGATAGTAGTAGGGGTCACATTTGTTGTTTCTTATTATATATCATCTATTTCATATATTTTAGAAATCTTCTTTCTGTATACTACTCTTGCTACAAAAAGTCTGGCAGATGAAGGCTTCAGAGTATGTAAAATTCTTACAGAGGGGGATTTGGAAAAGGCTAAAAAAGAGTTATCTTATCTTGTAAGCAGAGATACTGGAAATATGGATATAGGACAGATTACAAGAAGTGTACTTGAAACAATAAGCGAAAACAGTGTAGATGGAGTGATAGCTCCAATGTTCTTTGCTTTTCTTGGAAGTTTTCTGCACATAGATGGAGTTTCACTTGCTCTGCCCTTTGCCATGGGATATAAGGCAATAAATACCCTTGATTCTATGGTAGGGTATAAAAATGATAAATATATAGATTTTGGAATGGTATCTGCAAAAACAGATGATGTTGCTAATTTTATACCTGCAAGAATAGCAGGAGGTTTTGTTATACCCTTGGCAGCAATGATATTGAGATATGATTATAAAAATACTTGGAAAATATTTTCTAGAGACAGATTGAATCATTCAAGTCCTAATTCAGGGAATTCAGAAGCAGCATTTGCAGGAGCATTGGGAGTACAATTTGGAGGAAAAACAAGTTATTTCGGAAAAATACATGAAAAACCAACTATTGGAGATAGAAAAAAAAGTTTTGATTTGAAAGATATTATGAAAGCTATAAAGCTTTTATATGTATCTTCATGGATAGGAATAGTATTATTTACATTAATTACTTATTTAATAGATTTACTACTAAAAAAAATGTAG
- the hup_5 gene encoding DNA-binding protein HU, which yields MKEKDFIKVYKEERNLKNLKEAQHRISTFWETVEEILQEDKKLVFKGWGIFEIKPVRAREYCDPRIKKIKKTLPKNKLVFRQGKILKENINVD from the coding sequence ATGAAAGAGAAAGATTTTATTAAAGTTTACAAAGAAGAAAGAAATTTGAAGAACTTAAAAGAAGCTCAGCATAGAATTTCAACTTTTTGGGAAACTGTAGAAGAAATATTACAAGAAGATAAAAAGTTAGTATTCAAAGGTTGGGGAATATTTGAAATAAAACCTGTAAGAGCCAGAGAATACTGTGATCCTAGAATAAAAAAAATTAAGAAGACTTTACCTAAAAATAAATTGGTTTTCAGACAGGGAAAAATACTTAAAGAAAATATCAATGTTGACTAG
- a CDS encoding MORN repeat variant, with protein MKKVLILIVALSMISCGNNSKEIDLSLLENRSGTFYEKGMDKPFTGKVTAQYPDGQKMLESYWKDGKQEGKQIQYYKDGKPKIEGIFKDGKANGLIKVYDEFGKIIVQEEWRDGVKVKK; from the coding sequence ATGAAAAAAGTATTAATACTAATAGTAGCTTTATCAATGATAAGTTGTGGAAATAATTCAAAAGAAATAGATCTTTCATTATTAGAGAACAGAAGTGGAACTTTCTATGAAAAAGGAATGGATAAGCCATTTACAGGAAAAGTAACAGCTCAATATCCAGATGGACAGAAAATGCTTGAAAGTTACTGGAAAGATGGAAAGCAGGAAGGAAAACAAATCCAATACTATAAAGATGGAAAACCAAAAATAGAAGGAATATTTAAAGATGGAAAGGCAAATGGACTTATAAAAGTATATGATGAATTTGGAAAAATAATAGTACAGGAAGAGTGGAGAGATGGAGTAAAAGTAAAAAAATAA
- the pcrA_1 gene encoding ATP-dependent DNA helicase pcrA, giving the protein MRYLIKKLEKREIKDFNRDILNESYKINYCKELNEEQLRALTSLEGQYLVIAGAGSGKTRTIVYRTAFMIERGIPEKKILMLTFTKKAALEMEERIKNLTSEKEIKVSVSTFHSLCAELLIKYKNIFGIEKFSIIDENESNAVISLLIREYSLKNKNNGSFLSEKRVVEIFGAARSREKI; this is encoded by the coding sequence TTGAGATATCTTATAAAAAAACTTGAAAAACGAGAAATAAAAGATTTTAATAGGGATATTTTGAATGAAAGTTATAAAATAAATTACTGCAAAGAACTCAATGAAGAACAATTAAGAGCATTGACTTCTTTAGAGGGGCAGTATTTAGTAATAGCTGGTGCAGGTTCAGGAAAGACGAGAACAATAGTTTATAGAACTGCTTTTATGATAGAAAGAGGGATACCAGAAAAAAAAATATTAATGCTTACTTTTACAAAAAAGGCTGCTTTGGAAATGGAGGAAAGAATAAAAAATCTCACTTCGGAAAAAGAGATAAAAGTTTCTGTTTCAACATTTCATTCTCTTTGTGCTGAATTGCTTATTAAATATAAAAATATATTTGGAATAGAAAAATTTAGTATAATAGATGAGAATGAAAGTAATGCAGTAATAAGCCTTCTTATTCGGGAATACTCACTAAAAAATAAAAATAACGGCAGCTTTCTTTCAGAAAAAAGAGTAGTTGAAATATTTGGAGCAGCTAGAAGCAGAGAAAAAATATAA
- the uvrD gene encoding DNA helicase II, which translates to MKYKRFKKEFQIFDFEDLTEKVLKKLKSDKNFLKMLREKYKYIVVDEYQDTNSVQRKFLKTLVGIEGNIMAVGDDYQSIYGFRGADFKNILRFGKDFPNSKMIKLERNYRSSDEIIKYINGISESFLLKYNKNTRGTMKNGENPHIISFLNEEKQGEFICRKIEELKEKGVPYEEIAILYRNKYIIHKLEKLMKKKEIPFNLQLDKENFFGSPLDIYLKILEVWNDKENILKWEELVRRLPKSYLYSVLDIVKRRESDDALLNKIIMISNKISHYSIDEILDKCEKLTFEILKIKTTFSREEVNFFKTVKNNIKKAEDLETYIMEVKNILNAEKKITKGKISILSVHSSKGLEWEAVFIPTLLEGIFPSGIGEKILKRKKDYFM; encoded by the coding sequence ATGAAATATAAAAGATTTAAAAAAGAGTTTCAAATATTTGATTTTGAAGATTTAACAGAAAAGGTATTAAAGAAGCTAAAATCAGATAAAAATTTTCTTAAAATGTTAAGAGAAAAATATAAATATATAGTAGTAGATGAATATCAGGATACTAATTCTGTTCAAAGAAAATTTTTAAAAACATTGGTAGGTATAGAAGGAAATATCATGGCTGTGGGAGATGACTATCAGAGTATATATGGATTTAGAGGAGCTGATTTTAAAAATATACTTAGATTTGGGAAAGATTTTCCCAATAGCAAAATGATAAAATTAGAAAGAAATTATAGAAGCAGTGATGAAATAATAAAGTATATAAATGGAATATCTGAAAGCTTTCTTTTAAAATATAATAAAAATACAAGAGGAACTATGAAAAATGGAGAGAATCCACATATCATTAGTTTTCTTAATGAAGAAAAACAGGGAGAATTTATTTGCAGGAAAATAGAGGAGCTGAAAGAAAAAGGAGTTCCCTATGAAGAAATAGCTATTCTCTATCGCAATAAATACATAATTCATAAGTTAGAAAAATTAATGAAGAAAAAAGAGATACCATTTAATTTACAGTTAGATAAAGAAAATTTTTTTGGAAGTCCTTTGGATATTTATTTAAAAATATTAGAAGTATGGAATGATAAAGAAAATATTTTAAAGTGGGAAGAATTAGTTAGAAGACTACCAAAAAGTTATTTATATTCTGTATTGGATATAGTAAAAAGAAGAGAAAGTGATGATGCTTTACTAAATAAAATAATAATGATAAGCAATAAAATATCACATTATTCTATAGATGAAATATTGGATAAATGTGAAAAATTGACATTTGAAATTCTTAAAATAAAAACAACATTTTCTAGAGAAGAAGTTAATTTTTTTAAAACAGTAAAAAATAATATAAAAAAAGCTGAAGATTTAGAAACATATATAATGGAAGTGAAAAATATTTTAAATGCTGAAAAAAAGATAACAAAAGGAAAGATTTCTATATTATCTGTTCACAGCTCCAAAGGATTGGAATGGGAGGCTGTATTTATACCAACATTGTTGGAAGGAATATTTCCAAGTGGTATTGGAGAAAAAATATTGAAGAGGAAAAAAGATTATTTTATGTAG
- a CDS encoding Adhesion protein FadA — translation MKIKTTMLLGAALLLVSSVSLAAPAAAGVDSRFSQLEAELKMLEQKENERFKEEEQIAKSAQNNLNVLTNLKNKCEERINYMTTMEGRSIYSNEMKNLLKQYQGFLGEIDKQSKVEERKIFEFNQLKSLRAE, via the coding sequence ATGAAAATAAAAACAACTATGTTATTAGGAGCAGCATTATTACTAGTATCAAGCGTATCATTAGCAGCACCAGCAGCAGCAGGAGTAGATTCAAGATTTTCTCAATTAGAAGCAGAATTAAAAATGCTTGAGCAAAAAGAAAATGAAAGATTTAAAGAAGAAGAGCAAATTGCAAAATCAGCTCAAAATAATTTAAATGTACTTACAAATCTTAAAAATAAATGTGAAGAAAGAATTAACTACATGACTACTATGGAAGGAAGAAGTATTTACTCTAACGAAATGAAAAACTTGTTAAAACAATATCAAGGTTTTCTTGGAGAAATAGATAAGCAGTCTAAAGTAGAAGAAAGAAAAATATTTGAATTTAATCAATTAAAAAGTTTAAGAGCAGAGTAA
- a CDS encoding Adhesion protein FadA — protein sequence MKKLLVAGTILLSASAFSTGVTAEFESRFNTLEQEYKMLMQKEDERYNSEKQIAETAKATLAKQRELYNQISTKAGKLGQIKDVKFYKEQYGELAKKYQDALKELEGQMKEQESIINRFQQLQAVKEGK from the coding sequence ATGAAAAAATTATTAGTAGCAGGAACAATTTTATTATCAGCATCAGCATTTTCTACAGGGGTGACAGCAGAATTTGAAAGCCGTTTCAACACTCTTGAGCAAGAATATAAAATGCTTATGCAAAAAGAAGACGAGAGATATAATTCTGAAAAACAAATAGCTGAAACTGCAAAAGCAACTCTAGCTAAACAAAGAGAATTATACAATCAAATTTCAACTAAAGCAGGAAAATTAGGACAAATCAAAGACGTTAAATTCTACAAAGAGCAATATGGAGAATTAGCTAAAAAATACCAAGATGCACTTAAAGAATTAGAAGGACAAATGAAAGAGCAAGAAAGTATCATCAACAGATTCCAACAATTACAAGCTGTAAAAGAAGGAAAATAA
- the cobQ_2 gene encoding Cobyric acid synthase, translating to MKHRNLMIVGTSSGAGKSITVTGLCRIFYNDGYSVAPFKSQNMALNSFITKDGDEMGRAQVVQAMAGKIEPQAFMNPILLKPTTAKKIQVIVNGKSIGNMSGLEYGKFKLTLKPEIMKSYNKIKENFDICIIEGAGSPVEINIKEEDIANMGMAAMADAPVILVADIDRGGVFASVYGTIMLMTPEERARVKGVIINKFRGDVEILKPGLKKLEELTGVPIVGVLPYSDVDIEDEDSLTDKFKKSKNTKGIKVSVIKLKHISNFTDLDALGIQEDVNINYVTSAEELGDEDIIVIPGSKNTIDDLKDLKDRGIAVEIIKASRKGTVIIGICGGFQMLGERVKDPYGIESDIKEIPGLGILDMETIMEKEKNTTQYSGELKNTTGIISGLDGTKIKGYEIHQGVTAGNERAVTKDDHTVAVVKDNIFGTYLHGIFDNEEVTRNILNKIREKKGLEKMEAGITFDEYREQEFDKLEKIFRENLDMKKIYEILGE from the coding sequence ATGAAACATAGAAATCTAATGATAGTAGGGACATCGTCTGGAGCTGGCAAAAGCATAACTGTAACAGGGCTATGTAGAATTTTTTATAATGATGGATATAGTGTAGCTCCTTTTAAATCACAGAATATGGCATTAAATTCATTTATAACAAAAGATGGAGATGAAATGGGGAGAGCTCAGGTAGTTCAGGCTATGGCTGGAAAAATCGAACCTCAGGCTTTTATGAATCCAATTTTGCTGAAACCTACAACTGCTAAAAAAATACAGGTTATAGTAAATGGAAAATCTATTGGAAATATGAGTGGATTGGAATATGGAAAGTTTAAGCTAACTTTAAAACCAGAGATAATGAAATCATACAATAAAATCAAAGAAAACTTTGATATATGTATAATAGAAGGAGCAGGAAGTCCAGTCGAAATCAACATTAAAGAAGAGGATATCGCCAATATGGGAATGGCTGCCATGGCAGATGCACCTGTGATTTTGGTTGCAGATATAGACAGGGGTGGGGTATTTGCTTCTGTATATGGAACTATAATGCTTATGACACCAGAGGAAAGAGCCAGAGTAAAAGGAGTAATAATAAATAAATTCAGGGGAGATGTAGAAATACTTAAACCAGGATTAAAAAAATTGGAAGAACTTACAGGTGTTCCAATTGTAGGAGTACTTCCATACAGTGATGTTGATATAGAAGATGAAGACAGTTTAACAGATAAATTTAAAAAATCAAAAAATACTAAAGGAATAAAAGTTTCTGTTATAAAATTAAAGCATATTTCCAACTTTACAGATTTAGATGCTTTAGGAATACAAGAAGATGTAAATATAAATTATGTAACATCAGCCGAGGAATTAGGTGATGAAGATATAATTGTCATACCTGGTTCTAAAAATACAATAGATGATCTGAAAGATTTAAAAGATAGAGGAATTGCTGTTGAAATTATAAAAGCTTCAAGAAAAGGAACTGTAATAATAGGAATATGTGGTGGTTTCCAAATGCTTGGAGAAAGAGTAAAAGATCCATATGGAATTGAAAGCGACATTAAAGAGATACCAGGATTAGGTATATTAGATATGGAAACTATAATGGAGAAAGAAAAAAATACTACTCAGTATTCAGGAGAATTAAAAAATACAACTGGAATTATTTCAGGGTTAGATGGAACGAAAATAAAAGGATATGAGATACATCAGGGAGTTACAGCTGGAAATGAGAGAGCAGTAACAAAGGATGATCATACAGTTGCAGTGGTAAAAGATAATATATTTGGAACATATCTTCATGGAATATTTGATAATGAAGAAGTGACAAGAAATATATTAAATAAAATAAGAGAGAAAAAAGGCTTGGAAAAAATGGAAGCTGGAATAACTTTTGATGAATATAGAGAGCAGGAATTTGATAAGCTTGAAAAAATATTCAGAGAAAATTTAGATATGAAAAAAATATATGAAATACTAGGTGAGTAA
- a CDS encoding integration host factor subunit alpha, whose translation MNKKDFIKLYRKKLNNLTIAEAKEDVEAILEIIEAGLKKDGKVQFFNKGVFTVGNIKPKTISNPKTRELMQTTEMKKVKFNASFKLKDKIQDKK comes from the coding sequence ATGAATAAGAAAGATTTTATTAAACTATATAGAAAAAAATTAAATAATTTAACAATTGCAGAAGCGAAAGAAGATGTAGAAGCAATTCTAGAAATTATAGAAGCTGGTTTAAAAAAAGATGGTAAAGTACAATTCTTCAATAAGGGAGTATTTACTGTTGGAAATATAAAACCAAAAACTATAAGCAATCCAAAAACTAGAGAGCTTATGCAGACAACTGAAATGAAGAAAGTAAAATTCAATGCTTCATTTAAGTTAAAAGATAAAATTCAAGATAAAAAGTAA
- a CDS encoding acid-resistance membrane protein translates to MANEKFYIDMFDLGGSLKRIWYYYLILGILLAITGLIGIFNPLGFSISLIYVLSWGFLLMGLLNIYYAYQGRKNKYFHWGIVLVSGIIDILAAISIFYNPFESAVILLIYLGILMLFRGFSLIFTRGKAVADEIPEVHNIRSILVTRGILDIIFGILLVVCPLLMGYILPITIGFYLLFMGILFIIYSIQIKRA, encoded by the coding sequence ATGGCTAATGAAAAGTTTTATATTGATATGTTTGATTTAGGAGGTTCTTTAAAAAGGATATGGTATTACTATCTCATTCTAGGTATTCTTCTTGCTATAACAGGGTTGATTGGAATATTTAATCCACTTGGATTTTCTATTTCCCTTATTTATGTTTTAAGCTGGGGATTTCTATTAATGGGACTACTTAATATTTATTATGCTTATCAGGGAAGAAAAAATAAATATTTCCATTGGGGAATAGTACTAGTAAGTGGTATAATTGATATTTTAGCTGCTATTTCAATATTTTATAATCCTTTTGAGAGTGCTGTAATACTTCTTATATATTTAGGTATACTTATGCTATTTAGAGGTTTTTCTCTTATCTTCACAAGAGGAAAAGCTGTTGCTGATGAAATACCAGAAGTACACAATATCAGGTCAATCCTGGTAACAAGAGGGATTCTTGACATTATCTTTGGAATTTTATTAGTAGTATGTCCACTTTTGATGGGATATATTCTTCCTATAACTATTGGATTCTATCTTTTATTTATGGGTATATTATTTATAATTTACAGTATTCAAATTAAAAGAGCATAG
- a CDS encoding DNA polymerase III subunit delta: MLYFLHGDTSPLQIKYEELLNKIKNEFPNIPEKYFDASQKEDEVFLQTVSTNSIFNPKELLILRRAEDIKNIEAFFKTLKLFNLSQKEIIIIYEEFLNDYGKIKNPLSKKAMDSIGEIAQIICYRKENEKKAVTFYLQNELNISEYEAEKFVEIIGDDFFKIKNEVEKVKNYLDGDTFNLTKVMPVLSITKEYNHKTLIEDFLYNKNITPLLEFLQKEKEYMGFLYMTTEELLINLKLNYLSKESIITKNTSYKKFNDSIFENTKKYFKKDNGFIHPYQIFLKFKNIDTFSSEFIEKKLEELLYTEYNIKNGTLDDEIAVETFILNFFVD; this comes from the coding sequence ATGCTTTATTTTTTACATGGTGACACTTCTCCTCTTCAAATAAAATATGAAGAGTTATTAAATAAAATTAAAAATGAATTTCCTAATATACCAGAAAAATATTTTGATGCTTCACAGAAAGAGGACGAAGTCTTTCTTCAAACTGTTTCTACCAATTCTATTTTTAACCCTAAAGAATTATTAATTTTAAGAAGAGCTGAAGATATTAAAAATATAGAAGCTTTTTTTAAAACTTTAAAATTATTTAATCTTTCTCAAAAAGAAATTATCATAATATATGAAGAATTTTTAAATGACTATGGAAAAATTAAAAATCCATTATCAAAAAAAGCTATGGATTCTATCGGTGAAATAGCACAGATAATTTGCTACAGAAAAGAAAATGAAAAAAAAGCTGTTACTTTCTATCTACAGAATGAATTAAATATATCTGAATATGAAGCTGAAAAATTTGTAGAAATTATTGGAGATGATTTTTTCAAAATAAAAAATGAAGTTGAAAAAGTTAAAAATTATTTAGATGGAGATACATTTAATTTAACTAAGGTTATGCCTGTACTTTCCATTACTAAAGAATACAACCATAAAACTCTGATAGAAGATTTTCTTTATAATAAGAATATTACCCCTCTATTGGAATTTCTACAAAAAGAAAAAGAATATATGGGATTTCTTTATATGACTACTGAAGAACTCCTAATCAATCTTAAACTCAATTATCTTTCAAAAGAATCAATAATAACTAAAAATACTTCTTATAAAAAATTCAATGATTCTATTTTTGAAAATACAAAAAAATATTTTAAAAAAGATAATGGATTTATACACCCATATCAAATATTTCTAAAATTTAAAAATATTGATACATTCAGCTCAGAATTTATAGAAAAAAAACTAGAAGAACTTTTATATACTGAATATAATATAAAAAATGGAACATTAGATGATGAAATAGCAGTAGAAACCTTTATCTTAAATTTTTTTGTCGATTAA
- the afr_1 gene encoding 1,5-anhydro-D-fructose reductase — translation MVRFGIIGTSCISDKFVEALKTIKKCKVTAVYSRSVEKGDYFATKHDIETIYLSLEEMAESQKVDAVYIASPNGLHPSQAIKMMENGKHVICEKAIAPTVKELDEMIKTARENNVVLMEAMRPTLNPNFRIIKENLEKIGPVRGITASYCQYSSRYDNLKKGELTNIFDPKFSGGALYDIGVYPLYFTIGMFGIPEEYIGKNYLVSSGADGYGNIILKYNDKIASIIYSKITDSKTPSEIQGEKGSIIIDKLSTVKGIKILYRDGREEKIEMEIDENDMVYEAMEFINLIKQGKLESDINSHKNSRKVVEIMENLANKN, via the coding sequence ATGGTAAGGTTTGGGATAATAGGAACAAGCTGTATAAGCGACAAATTTGTTGAGGCATTAAAAACTATAAAAAAATGTAAGGTAACAGCAGTATATTCAAGAAGTGTAGAAAAAGGAGATTATTTTGCTACAAAACATGATATAGAAACAATATATCTTTCATTGGAGGAAATGGCTGAAAGTCAAAAAGTTGATGCAGTATATATTGCTTCCCCAAATGGACTTCATCCATCACAAGCTATAAAAATGATGGAAAATGGGAAACATGTAATTTGTGAAAAAGCTATTGCTCCAACAGTGAAAGAATTGGACGAGATGATAAAAACTGCAAGAGAAAATAATGTGGTATTGATGGAAGCTATGAGGCCTACTTTAAATCCAAACTTTAGGATAATAAAAGAGAACTTGGAAAAAATAGGACCTGTAAGGGGGATAACAGCTAGTTATTGCCAATATTCTTCAAGATATGATAATTTAAAAAAAGGTGAACTTACAAATATATTTGATCCAAAATTTTCAGGAGGAGCATTATATGATATAGGAGTTTATCCATTATATTTTACTATTGGAATGTTTGGAATTCCAGAAGAATATATAGGAAAAAATTATCTGGTAAGCAGTGGTGCAGATGGATATGGAAATATAATTTTAAAATATAATGATAAAATAGCAAGTATTATATATTCAAAAATAACTGATTCTAAAACACCTTCAGAAATTCAAGGAGAAAAGGGTTCCATAATAATTGACAAACTTTCTACTGTAAAGGGAATAAAAATATTGTATAGAGATGGAAGAGAAGAGAAAATAGAAATGGAGATAGATGAAAATGATATGGTTTATGAAGCAATGGAATTTATAAATCTTATAAAACAAGGAAAACTTGAATCAGATATAAACAGTCATAAAAATTCAAGAAAAGTAGTTGAAATTATGGAAAATCTAGCTAATAAAAATTAG